One Gigantopelta aegis isolate Gae_Host chromosome 1, Gae_host_genome, whole genome shotgun sequence genomic region harbors:
- the LOC121385997 gene encoding lymphotoxin-alpha-like, which translates to MFPFRQTVAIFLMVTNVMLLSVLVFKTSQLYTKPHSTIFSNSEICHKVTCKPEETCCDVTATNKTVNGSSSCCYDGYGERIRSIMRKHLEDNYERDIKHDNHLQRVRKVAAVVNEDKTQQKPAAHLQMDPDARYDKDKLISTLRWKTNGKRSFVKDGLSVVEEGIWVEKEGYYFIYSNVVFYSNQTKEIEHAKLYHNLYKRVPTTPMSTVQELSSNPQSTCNVRRGKPAFAPSYIGAVYHLEVGATVMVRTSSVDRLVKQPQSTYFGIYMI; encoded by the exons ATGTTTCCATTTCGTCAGACTGTGGCCATTTTCCTGATGGTTACAAATGTGATGCTGCTCTCTGTCCTGGTGTTTAAAACATCACAGCTGTACACGAAACCGCACTCTACCATCTTCAGTAACTCGGAGATCTGTCACAAGGTCACATGTAAACCAGAAGAGACGTGCTGTGACGTCACTGCAACCAACAAAACCGTCAATGGTTCTTCGTCTTGCTGTTACGATGGCTACGGGGAACGTATTCGTAGTATTATGCGAAAG CACCTGGAAGATAACTATGAAAGAGATATAAAGCATG ATAACCATCTCCAGAGGGTGAGGAAAGTTGCTGCTGTTGTAAACGAAGACAAAACTCAACAGAAACCCGCTGCTCATCTTCAGATGGACCCTGATGCGCGGTACGACAAAG ATAAACTTATCTCGACTCTCCGGTGGAAAACAAATGGGAAGAGATCGTTTGTGAAAGACGGACTCAGTGTCGTTGAGGAAGGGATTTGGGTGGAGAAAGAAGGGTACTATTTCATCTACAGCAATGTCGTGTTTTACAGCAACCAGACTAAGGAAATCGAGCACGCCAAACTTTATCATAACCTGTACAAACGCGTTCCCACGACACCAATGTCCACAGTCCAAGAGCTGTCGTCCAACCCGCAGTCGACGTGTAACGTCCGACGAGGGAAGCCCGCCTTCGCGCCATCCTACATCGGTGCTGTCTACCATCTGGAGGTCGGGGCCACGGTGATGGTGAGGACGTCGTCGGTGGATAGACTTGTCAAACAGCCACAGTCGACGTACTTCGGAATTTACATGATTTAA
- the LOC121368598 gene encoding uncharacterized protein LOC121368598 — MVPVAFALMPNRTRATYVRLFNQLSSVVEEKTGFDLSPEVVQTDFEIAAIQAIEEIFPDADTRDCLFHFSQCMLRKVQGLGLMRLYRADQGVQTLVRHAASLPLLPIDHVQDVWIDIMNERPDHLPHVTEFTDYVTTTWVDDDSLFKVAMWNQHGNIGPRTNNHLEGWHSKLNRSLTKAHPNIYEFINKLKDVEEKTRRTLIQLDHGAAPVPRKRVYRDIDTRLMRLKNQLQQGRNTPLECLDAASHLLKLQL, encoded by the coding sequence ATGGTTCCTGTTGCATTTGCCCTAATGCCGAACAGAACAAGGGCAACATATGTCAGATTGTTTAACCAGCTGAGCTCTGTGGTTGAGGAAAAGACGGGGTTTGACTTGTCACCTGAAGTTGTACAGACTGACTTTGAGATTGCAGCAATCCAAGCAATCGAGGAGATTTTCCCAGATGCCGATACACGtgattgtttgtttcatttcagtcagtgcaTGCTGCGAAAAGTTCAGGGGCTTGGACTTATGAGACTGTATCGTGCTGATCAAGGGGTACAAACTCTAGTTAGACATGCCGCCAGTTTGCCTTTGCTGCCTATCGATCATGTTCAAGATGTGTGGATAGACATTATGAATGAGCGACCTGATCACCTGCCCCATGTAACTGAATTTACAGACTATGTGACAACAACGTGGGTTGATGATGACTCCTTGTTCAAGGTAGCTATGTGGAACCAGCATGGCAACATTGGTCCTAGAACCAATAACCACCTTGAAGGGTGGCATTCCAAGCTGAACCGTTCTCTTACAAAAGCTCACCCTAACATTTATGAGTTCATAAATAAACTGAAGGACGTTGAAGAGAAAACCAGAAGGACACTGATCCAACTTGACCATGGGGCAGCTCCAGTACCACGAAAGCGGGTGTATCGTGATATTGATACACGCCTTATGAGGCTGAAGAATCAACTTCAACAAGGCCGCAACACTCCTTTAGAGTGTTTAGACGCTGCCAGCCACTTGCTAAAACTGCAGTTGTAA